In one Niallia taxi genomic region, the following are encoded:
- a CDS encoding amino acid ABC transporter substrate-binding protein/permease → MLSPLTNVKAAEKTYQIATDITFAPFEFQDTSGEFVGIDMDLVAAIAKDQGFKYEIKPLGFNAAVQALESKQVDAVIAGMSITDERKIKFNFSDPYFDSGIIMAVSEGNDDVSSYNDLKGKKVAVKTGTEGASFAESIKDKYGFSIVTFDDSANMYEDVKTGNSVAVFDDYPVLAYGIKQGNGLKSVTDKEAGASYGFAVSKGENAELLEMFNTGLANLKASGEYQKIMDKYLETGSNTAATEDTGFFGLLKESMPSLMTGLKMTLILTVVSLIIATIVGIVFGLMRIAKSRLLSTIAMIYIDIFRGTPLIVQAFFIYFGIPAAFDFRITAFVAGLITLSLNAGAYMAEIVRGGIQSVDKGQMEAARSLGLPYGKAMLKVVLPQAIQLMIPAFINQFVITLKDTSILSIIGINELTQSGKIIIARNLESFQMWIIVGIIYFIVIMILTKVSNVLERRIKNGKA, encoded by the coding sequence ATGCTTTCTCCCCTAACAAATGTGAAGGCTGCAGAAAAAACATATCAGATTGCTACAGATATTACTTTTGCTCCATTTGAATTCCAAGATACGAGTGGTGAGTTCGTTGGAATTGATATGGACCTTGTTGCAGCAATTGCTAAAGACCAAGGATTTAAATATGAAATAAAACCACTTGGCTTTAACGCTGCAGTTCAAGCACTTGAATCTAAACAAGTAGATGCAGTTATTGCGGGAATGAGCATAACTGATGAAAGAAAAATAAAATTTAACTTCTCTGACCCGTATTTCGATTCAGGAATAATTATGGCCGTTAGTGAAGGTAATGATGATGTTTCCTCTTATAATGATTTAAAAGGCAAAAAAGTTGCAGTAAAAACTGGTACAGAAGGTGCCAGCTTCGCTGAAAGTATTAAAGATAAATATGGTTTTTCTATTGTTACATTTGATGACTCTGCAAACATGTACGAAGATGTAAAAACAGGAAACTCTGTTGCTGTTTTTGACGATTATCCTGTATTAGCATACGGAATTAAGCAAGGAAATGGCTTAAAAAGCGTTACAGATAAAGAAGCAGGTGCTTCTTATGGCTTCGCCGTTTCAAAAGGTGAAAATGCAGAGCTTTTAGAAATGTTCAACACAGGTCTTGCTAACTTAAAAGCAAGTGGTGAATACCAGAAGATAATGGATAAATATTTAGAAACTGGCTCTAACACTGCTGCTACAGAAGACACTGGGTTTTTCGGTCTATTGAAAGAAAGCATGCCTAGCTTAATGACAGGTTTAAAAATGACATTAATCCTAACTGTTGTTTCCTTAATTATTGCAACAATAGTTGGTATTGTTTTCGGATTAATGCGTATTGCAAAAAGTAGATTATTAAGCACTATTGCTATGATTTATATTGATATTTTCCGTGGTACACCATTGATTGTCCAAGCATTCTTTATTTACTTCGGTATTCCAGCAGCATTTGATTTCCGTATTACTGCATTTGTCGCTGGCCTGATCACATTGAGCTTAAATGCTGGTGCTTATATGGCAGAAATCGTCCGCGGCGGTATTCAATCCGTTGACAAGGGACAGATGGAGGCTGCACGAAGCTTAGGTCTTCCATACGGTAAGGCTATGTTGAAGGTAGTACTACCACAAGCAATTCAATTAATGATCCCGGCATTTATTAACCAGTTCGTTATCACATTGAAGGACACCTCTATCCTGTCTATTATTGGCATAAACGAGTTGACGCAAAGCGGTAAGATTATTATTGCAAGAAATCTAGAATCATTCCAAATGTGGATTATCGTCGGCATTATTTACTTTATTGTTATCATGATCTTAACAAAAGTATCGAATGTTCTAGAGAGGAGGATAAAAAATGGCAAAGCTTAA
- a CDS encoding amino acid ABC transporter ATP-binding protein: MAKLNVTNLKKSYGSLEVLKSIDMQVQEGEVVCLIGPSGSGKSTLLRCLNMLEEVTSGEVVVNAQKLTDKNTDINKVRENIGMVFQHFNLFPNLNVLGNITLAPVELKKASKEQAKEKALQLLERVGLKDKASENPARLSGGQKQRVAIARALAMNPDIMLFDEPTSALDPEMVGEVLNVIKQLAQEGMTMVIVTHEMGFAREVADRVIFMDGGYIVEEGTPQEIFGNPQNERTQDFLNKVL, translated from the coding sequence ATGGCAAAGCTTAATGTCACTAATTTGAAAAAATCATATGGCAGCCTTGAAGTGTTAAAATCAATTGATATGCAGGTCCAAGAAGGAGAAGTTGTATGTCTGATCGGCCCTTCTGGTTCTGGAAAAAGCACATTGCTGCGCTGCTTGAATATGCTTGAGGAAGTAACAAGCGGAGAAGTTGTTGTTAATGCTCAAAAGCTGACAGATAAAAACACGGATATCAACAAAGTCAGAGAAAATATCGGCATGGTATTTCAGCATTTTAACCTCTTCCCAAACTTGAATGTCTTAGGAAATATTACACTTGCTCCTGTTGAATTGAAAAAGGCATCGAAGGAACAAGCTAAAGAAAAAGCCCTTCAGCTTTTAGAGCGTGTTGGATTAAAGGATAAAGCATCTGAAAACCCAGCTAGATTATCTGGTGGTCAAAAGCAACGTGTGGCTATTGCACGCGCGCTTGCTATGAACCCTGATATTATGCTGTTTGATGAACCAACAAGTGCCCTTGACCCTGAAATGGTCGGAGAAGTGCTAAACGTTATTAAGCAATTGGCACAAGAAGGCATGACGATGGTTATTGTGACACATGAAATGGGCTTTGCACGCGAAGTGGCAGACAGAGTCATATTTATGGATGGCGGTTATATTGTCGAAGAAGGAACTCCACAAGAGATTTTCGGCAATCCGCAAAACGAACGTACACAGGACTTTTTAAACAAAGTACTTTAA
- a CDS encoding SDR family oxidoreductase, whose protein sequence is MRLQDKVAVITGAGSGMGKQIALLYAKEGAKVTVSDINADAANATVEEIKSSGGNAIAVIANVAKEEDIQNLIDATIQTFGTLDILVNNAGIMDNFEPAGDIQDDNWDRIFAINTTSVMRATRKALPIFLEKESGVIINVASAGGLQGARAGAAYTASKHAVVGFTKNTGYMYAQKGIRCNAIAPGGVETNIGASMTNVNPFGMGRVQPGLGVNPRIGKPEEVANVALFLASEESSFVNGTVITADAGWTAF, encoded by the coding sequence ATGAGACTTCAAGACAAGGTTGCAGTTATAACAGGAGCAGGATCAGGGATGGGAAAACAAATTGCTCTTCTTTATGCTAAAGAAGGGGCAAAGGTTACTGTTTCAGATATTAACGCGGATGCAGCAAATGCAACTGTAGAAGAAATTAAGTCCAGTGGTGGCAATGCAATTGCAGTCATAGCAAATGTTGCCAAGGAAGAGGACATCCAAAATTTAATTGATGCGACAATCCAAACCTTCGGCACACTTGATATTTTAGTAAATAATGCAGGAATTATGGATAACTTTGAACCTGCTGGTGATATTCAAGATGATAATTGGGACAGAATATTTGCTATTAATACAACAAGTGTCATGCGTGCAACAAGGAAGGCTCTTCCGATTTTCTTGGAAAAGGAGAGTGGTGTAATTATCAATGTAGCATCTGCAGGCGGACTACAAGGTGCAAGGGCAGGTGCTGCTTATACTGCTTCCAAGCATGCGGTTGTTGGATTCACTAAAAACACTGGATACATGTATGCGCAAAAAGGCATTCGCTGTAATGCAATTGCTCCAGGAGGAGTAGAAACAAACATCGGTGCTTCCATGACAAATGTTAATCCATTTGGAATGGGAAGAGTGCAGCCAGGTCTTGGTGTAAACCCTCGCATCGGCAAGCCAGAGGAAGTGGCGAATGTTGCACTATTCCTTGCATCTGAGGAGTCAAGCTTCGTTAATGGTACAGTAATTACTGCAGATGCAGGATGGACAGCTTTTTAA
- a CDS encoding TetR/AcrR family transcriptional regulator: MSSKNEYLDKRILKSKKALKAAFLLLMQEKNFKDITITDIVQTADLNRGTFYKHYSYKEELLNEIMDDVMTDFIASYREPYKNSETFEVSKLTSNAIKVFDHVQKHASFYKLIIHSEIFSGFPYKLCNVLKELSIQDLHVHENDAHIDRELAASYSAYAIYGMIIEWIEAGFKYSSSYMAEQLLLIINRNTTVGVFKPSIENT, encoded by the coding sequence ATGTCTAGTAAAAATGAATACCTTGATAAAAGAATACTCAAATCGAAAAAGGCATTAAAAGCAGCGTTTCTTTTGCTGATGCAGGAAAAGAACTTTAAGGATATAACAATCACAGATATTGTCCAAACAGCTGACTTAAACCGAGGTACCTTTTATAAGCATTATTCTTATAAAGAAGAACTATTGAATGAAATTATGGACGATGTAATGACAGATTTTATTGCTTCATACCGCGAGCCTTATAAAAATTCTGAAACATTTGAAGTGAGTAAATTAACTTCTAACGCAATTAAAGTGTTTGATCATGTTCAAAAGCATGCGAGCTTTTATAAGCTGATCATACACTCTGAAATATTTTCTGGATTTCCATATAAGCTTTGTAATGTACTAAAAGAATTATCCATTCAAGATTTACATGTACATGAAAATGACGCTCATATTGACAGAGAATTAGCTGCAAGTTATTCTGCCTATGCCATCTATGGCATGATTATTGAATGGATTGAAGCTGGTTTTAAATACAGCTCGAGCTATATGGCCGAACAATTGCTACTTATCATCAACAGGAACACAACAGTTGGTGTATTTAAACCGAGCATTGAAAATACTTAA
- a CDS encoding DoxX family membrane protein, with the protein MFNAFLRENKVASVILTVIRLFLGYSWFKSGFGKLTGDGFDASGFLTNAIKNPVTGPDGAVYGWYTSFIEGFAMPNVGLFNVLIPIGELLVGLGLILGCLTTAAALFGVVMNFSFLLAGTISHNPTDILMGLMIMFAGANAGYYGLDRWVLPFLRKTILKDNKEKPLSPNLRT; encoded by the coding sequence ATGTTTAATGCTTTTTTAAGAGAAAATAAAGTTGCTTCTGTCATTTTAACTGTTATTCGTTTATTTCTTGGTTACTCTTGGTTTAAATCTGGTTTTGGAAAATTGACAGGTGATGGATTTGATGCAAGCGGATTTTTGACAAATGCAATTAAAAACCCTGTTACAGGTCCTGACGGCGCCGTTTACGGCTGGTATACAAGTTTCATAGAAGGCTTTGCGATGCCGAATGTTGGATTATTTAACGTATTAATACCAATAGGAGAATTACTTGTCGGTCTTGGACTGATTCTCGGATGCTTAACAACTGCAGCTGCCTTATTTGGAGTAGTAATGAACTTCTCTTTCCTCCTTGCAGGGACAATTTCTCATAACCCTACAGATATACTAATGGGATTAATGATTATGTTTGCAGGTGCGAATGCAGGATACTATGGACTGGACAGATGGGTGCTGCCATTCTTACGAAAAACTATTCTTAAAGACAATAAGGAAAAACCGTTATCTCCTAACTTAAGAACTTAA
- the nrdG gene encoding anaerobic ribonucleoside-triphosphate reductase activating protein — MRVLNIIQDSIVDGPGLRSTIFFAGCPHKCRGCHNPQSWNVGGGKELKTMEIFDLLMKNTLNDITFSGGEPFYQCHDELLTLASALKERGKNIWCYTGYTWEELISRQSSKAICKLIDVVVDGPFVAEKRDLTLSFMGSRNQRLIDCSRSLLEEKTVLYII, encoded by the coding sequence ATGAGGGTTTTAAATATCATTCAAGACAGTATTGTGGATGGTCCAGGCTTAAGAAGCACTATTTTTTTCGCTGGCTGTCCTCATAAATGCAGAGGCTGTCACAATCCGCAAAGCTGGAACGTGGGTGGTGGCAAGGAGCTGAAGACAATGGAAATATTTGATCTTCTGATGAAGAATACTCTCAATGATATTACGTTTAGTGGAGGAGAGCCCTTTTATCAGTGTCACGATGAATTGCTTACACTTGCCTCAGCACTGAAGGAAAGAGGGAAAAATATATGGTGCTATACAGGATACACATGGGAGGAGCTAATCAGTCGCCAAAGCAGCAAAGCGATATGCAAGCTGATTGATGTCGTCGTAGATGGTCCCTTTGTAGCTGAAAAACGCGATTTGACCCTGTCGTTTATGGGGAGTAGGAACCAAAGACTAATAGACTGCTCACGCAGTCTATTAGAGGAAAAAACAGTGCTTTACATAATATAA
- a CDS encoding anaerobic ribonucleoside triphosphate reductase produces MGTYEELMKEFADISKGEGVDLIQENANMDGMAPMSHMMHFASAATKHFTIERLLSEQAKSAYLSGHIHIHDLDFYSSGTATCCQIPLGKILEGGFNTGHGFMREPKSITSALALTSIILQANQNQQHGGQAIPLFDYDLAPYIQKSFHRNRSKLAELHGSDEEVHEVAWRWTEEETYQACEAFVHECNSMHSRGGGQTPFVSINLGTDISVEGRLLVKSLLLAVKAGLGKGETPIFPIIVFKVKEGINYNKEDVSYDLFQLAIETTSTRLFPNFLFLDAPFNKEYYNGTKESEAATMGCRTRVLGNIHGDSGCIGRGNLSFTSLNLPLLALESDSTEDFFKRLDTYIHIAIEQLYERYQFQGMKKAATFKFLFTQGVWTNGESLNPEDTLEEIWKQGTLSLGFVGLAEALVALTGFHHGEQEDSYKLGLQIINHIRKRTDEATIEKKLNYSLLATPAESLAGKAQREARRKFGMIKGVTDRPYFTNSFHIPVYYKISALEKINKEAPFHQLTNGGHITYLELNGDASKNHAAMEQIVRAMKEAGIGYGSINHPVDRCLSCGYKGIIDNSCPSCSAVGEKNFERIRRITGYLVGSLDKWNTAKRSEEKDRVKHL; encoded by the coding sequence ATGGGCACATATGAAGAGTTAATGAAGGAGTTTGCTGATATATCAAAGGGTGAAGGGGTAGACCTGATTCAGGAGAATGCCAATATGGATGGAATGGCGCCAATGAGTCATATGATGCATTTTGCGTCTGCCGCAACAAAGCATTTTACTATAGAAAGGCTGCTGTCAGAACAAGCAAAAAGTGCGTACTTAAGTGGGCATATTCATATTCATGATCTTGATTTTTATTCATCTGGGACTGCAACCTGTTGTCAAATTCCATTAGGAAAGATATTGGAGGGGGGCTTCAATACAGGGCATGGTTTTATGCGGGAACCGAAGAGCATAACGAGTGCTTTGGCATTGACATCCATTATCCTGCAAGCAAATCAAAACCAGCAGCATGGAGGACAAGCAATCCCGCTGTTTGACTATGACCTGGCTCCATATATCCAAAAGTCATTTCACCGTAATAGAAGTAAATTAGCTGAACTTCATGGAAGCGATGAAGAAGTACATGAAGTGGCTTGGCGATGGACAGAGGAAGAAACATACCAAGCGTGTGAAGCATTTGTTCATGAATGCAACAGCATGCATTCAAGAGGCGGAGGGCAGACACCGTTTGTATCGATAAATTTGGGCACAGATATATCTGTTGAAGGAAGACTTCTCGTTAAAAGCCTGCTGCTTGCTGTGAAGGCAGGTCTAGGTAAAGGGGAGACTCCGATATTTCCGATTATTGTTTTTAAAGTGAAGGAGGGCATCAATTACAACAAAGAAGATGTAAGCTATGACCTTTTCCAGCTTGCTATTGAAACGACAAGTACAAGGCTATTTCCTAATTTTCTTTTTCTCGATGCTCCTTTTAACAAAGAATATTATAATGGCACAAAAGAGTCAGAAGCAGCAACAATGGGCTGCAGAACGAGAGTGCTGGGAAATATCCACGGAGATTCTGGCTGCATTGGCAGGGGAAACCTTTCCTTCACAAGCCTTAATCTTCCCCTCCTTGCATTGGAATCTGACTCAACGGAGGATTTTTTTAAGCGCTTAGACACATATATACATATTGCTATTGAGCAATTATATGAGCGGTATCAATTTCAAGGAATGAAAAAGGCGGCAACCTTTAAATTTCTGTTTACACAAGGTGTATGGACAAATGGTGAGTCGCTTAACCCTGAAGATACACTTGAGGAAATTTGGAAGCAGGGAACATTGTCGCTTGGGTTCGTAGGTCTTGCTGAAGCGCTTGTTGCCCTAACAGGCTTTCATCATGGCGAACAGGAGGATTCCTATAAGCTTGGATTACAAATCATCAATCATATCCGAAAAAGGACAGATGAAGCGACAATAGAAAAAAAGTTAAACTACTCCCTTTTGGCAACGCCAGCTGAATCTCTTGCAGGCAAGGCACAAAGGGAAGCAAGAAGGAAATTCGGTATGATAAAGGGAGTGACAGATCGCCCTTACTTTACAAACAGCTTTCATATACCAGTTTATTACAAAATCAGCGCCCTTGAAAAAATCAATAAAGAAGCACCCTTTCACCAGCTGACTAATGGAGGACATATAACATATTTAGAACTGAATGGAGATGCAAGCAAAAACCATGCGGCGATGGAGCAAATTGTTCGGGCAATGAAGGAAGCAGGCATCGGGTATGGCAGTATTAATCATCCTGTTGATCGCTGTCTTTCATGCGGTTACAAAGGAATTATTGATAACAGCTGTCCAAGCTGCAGTGCTGTCGGCGAGAAAAACTTTGAACGGATACGCAGAATAACCGGATATCTTGTTGGGTCGCTGGATAAGTGGAACACAGCGAAACGGTCAGAAGAGAAGGATCGTGTGAAGCACTTATGA
- a CDS encoding alpha/beta hydrolase encodes MSKGTIKEILFYSNALQEEIKLLVYLPPDYSALYKYHLLIAQDGKDYFQLGRIGRIADELHSNHQIQGTIIVGIPYKDIADRRAKYHPDGEQAQSYIRFLAHELTPFLDNEFPTYQMGLGRGLIGDSLGATVSLMTALKYPHTFGKVMLQSPYVNKEVLTAVDAFQSFHLLEIFHIIGKQETAVKTSSNTIEDFLEPNRDLANLLHKSNADYYYEEFDGNHTWKFWQPYLKNILMQMYPS; translated from the coding sequence ATGTCAAAAGGGACAATTAAAGAAATTTTATTCTACAGCAATGCATTACAAGAAGAGATAAAACTGCTTGTTTATTTGCCTCCAGACTATTCTGCTTTATATAAGTATCATCTATTAATCGCCCAGGACGGAAAGGATTATTTTCAACTGGGGCGGATTGGTAGGATTGCAGATGAGCTGCATTCAAATCATCAAATTCAAGGAACGATAATTGTCGGAATACCTTATAAAGACATCGCTGACAGAAGGGCTAAATACCATCCGGACGGAGAACAAGCGCAAAGCTATATCCGTTTCCTTGCACATGAGCTTACTCCATTTTTGGACAACGAATTTCCGACATACCAAATGGGACTTGGACGAGGACTTATCGGTGATTCATTAGGTGCGACTGTATCCCTTATGACTGCATTAAAGTACCCGCATACATTCGGCAAGGTAATGCTGCAGTCTCCATATGTAAATAAAGAAGTACTGACAGCTGTTGATGCTTTTCAGTCCTTTCATCTTCTTGAAATATTTCATATAATCGGAAAACAAGAAACGGCTGTCAAAACCTCGAGCAATACAATAGAGGATTTCCTTGAACCTAATCGGGATTTGGCTAACCTGCTCCATAAATCGAATGCTGATTACTATTACGAGGAATTTGATGGAAATCATACATGGAAATTCTGGCAGCCATACTTGAAGAATATTTTAATGCAAATGTATCCAAGCTAA
- a CDS encoding 2'-5' RNA ligase family protein, protein MKYGIAIFPGKELQDLANSYRKRYDPKYALIPPHITLVGEFNADNDEIKTISDKLQKVASHYHSIAIKVLKISTFQPVNNVIYLKIEQNSNLEDLHTEIINTIGVTHEHPFIPHVTLGQQLSNDEHLDLYSSLRMRTFSHEETADRFHLLYELENGSWTVFETFRLGKDE, encoded by the coding sequence ATGAAATATGGCATCGCTATTTTTCCAGGAAAAGAGCTGCAAGATTTAGCTAATTCTTACCGTAAGCGCTACGATCCCAAATACGCTCTAATACCGCCACATATAACACTAGTAGGCGAATTTAATGCAGATAATGATGAGATTAAAACAATCAGCGACAAATTGCAGAAAGTGGCGAGCCATTACCATTCTATTGCCATTAAAGTTTTGAAAATCAGCACATTTCAGCCTGTCAATAATGTCATTTACCTTAAAATTGAACAAAACTCAAATTTAGAAGATCTACATACGGAAATTATTAATACAATTGGTGTTACACATGAGCACCCATTTATTCCGCATGTCACACTTGGTCAGCAGCTTTCTAATGATGAACATTTAGATTTATACAGCAGCTTAAGAATGCGGACATTCAGCCATGAAGAAACAGCAGATCGGTTTCATCTATTGTATGAACTGGAAAATGGATCATGGACTGTATTTGAAACATTTCGTCTTGGAAAAGACGAATAA
- a CDS encoding DUF421 domain-containing protein, with amino-acid sequence MDFFHIGSELVFGFIALLLFTKILGKTVITQVTTFDFVCVLVIGELVGNAMYDHNTGIKEILYAVIIWGSLIFLTEFLTQKFRRSRSLLEGKPSIIIQKGKIDYEQLKKNHLDLNQLQHLLRTKDIFSIKECHYAILETDGTINTIKKQAYTAPVRNELQLPSEDSAMPISLILDGEIIEENLTAVGWDKKKLLLELSELGIHSQKTVLYAEWHENAPLYVQNF; translated from the coding sequence ATGGATTTTTTCCACATCGGATCTGAGCTTGTTTTTGGATTTATCGCACTTCTCCTTTTTACTAAAATATTGGGAAAAACCGTTATCACCCAAGTAACAACATTTGATTTTGTTTGTGTGCTCGTCATTGGAGAATTAGTAGGTAATGCGATGTATGATCACAATACTGGTATTAAGGAAATATTGTATGCGGTGATTATTTGGGGTTCGCTGATTTTCCTGACGGAATTTTTAACACAGAAATTTCGCCGCTCTCGCAGTTTGCTTGAAGGAAAACCATCCATTATTATTCAAAAAGGTAAAATTGATTATGAACAGCTGAAAAAAAATCACCTAGATCTTAATCAGCTTCAGCATCTGCTTCGGACAAAAGACATCTTTTCCATTAAAGAGTGTCATTATGCTATATTGGAAACAGATGGGACAATCAATACGATAAAAAAACAGGCATACACTGCCCCTGTACGCAATGAGCTTCAACTCCCAAGCGAAGACAGCGCCATGCCTATCAGTCTTATCTTAGATGGCGAAATTATTGAAGAAAACTTGACTGCAGTTGGCTGGGATAAGAAGAAGCTCCTCTTAGAATTATCCGAACTAGGCATTCATTCCCAGAAAACAGTTTTGTATGCAGAATGGCATGAGAATGCCCCATTATATGTCCAAAACTTTTAA